The sequence below is a genomic window from Bos javanicus breed banteng chromosome 5, ARS-OSU_banteng_1.0, whole genome shotgun sequence.
tccttgcagtccaagggactctcaagagtcttctccaacaccacagttcaaaagcatcaattctttgatgctcagctttctttatactccaactctcacatccatacatgaccactggaaaaaccatagccttgactagacggacctttgttggcaaagtgatgtctatgcttttgaatatgctatctaggttggtcataactttccttccaaggagtaagtgtcttttaatttcatggctgcagtcaccatctgcagtgattttggagcccagaaaaataaagtctgacactgtttccactgtttccccatctatttcccatgaagtgatgagaccagatgccatgatcatcgttttctgaatgttgagctttaagccaactttttcactctcctctttcaccttcatcaagaggctttttagttcctcttcactttctgccataagggtggtgtcatttgcatatctgaggttattgatatttctcttggcaatcttgattccagcttgtgtttgctccagcccagtgtttctcctgatgtactctgcatataagttaaataagcagggtgacaatatgcagccttgacatactccgcttcctatttggaaccagtttgttgttcttactgtttttgttgttttttatctgtcttacttttacttaaaaatcaaaggaactttttggccacatGTTGACAAGTAGTAAATATTAGGTCACTCCTGTCTGGAACAGGCAAACAGAAACATCAGAATTCCACGTTACACTCATCACGTCACGCCGTGGGAGTGAGTGAGGTGGTGGTGTCACTTGTGAAGGACCATCTGTAGCCGTGAAGGGGCGCTGGCGCTGACCCCACCTGTGGTCCCTGGGGCTTGCCCGAGCCTGGGGAGATGTGTGTCCAGACAGTAATTCTGATGATGTGAAGAATCGGTTGACTGGTTGCTAGTTGTGAAATCCTGAATTGAGTTCATGACGCCTAATGTttaacattactttgccgacaaaggtcagtctagtcaaggctatggtttttcctgtggtcatgtatgaatgtgagagttggactgaagaaagctgagcgccgaagaattgatgcttttgaactgtgatgttggagaagactcttgagagtcccttggactgcatggagatccaaccagtccattctgaaggagatcagccctgggatttctttggaaggaatgatgctaaagctgaaactgcagttctttggccacctcatgcgaagaattgactcattggaaaagattctgatgctgggagggattgggggcaggaggagaaaggatggacagaggatgagatggctggatggcatcactgactcgatggatgtgagtctgagtgaactccgggagttggtgatggacagggaggcctggcgtgctgcgattcctggggtcgcaaagagtcggacacgactgagcgactgaactgaactgaatgtttaacaGTTTGATACATGGATGTTCATTAatttagttttacttttctttaggcTTGAAATCGTTCTCTTTCTTAGAAACCAATTTTAGTAAATAGTTGATAGCAAAATGTCGCTGATACTTAAAGCAGGTATAGATTCTCTTACACATACAAGTTTATTTATACACAGGCATGATATTTGAGCAGAGGGAGCTTGGTGGGAGCGGGCGTCTGCGGGCCGTGTCTGCTCCCACCGGGCACCTTCCCACCTATCCCTCCGTCATGTGTCTTGCCTTCTGGTGGTGCCCTGAGTCCTTGCTTCTTCCTTCCCCACTGCCAGCAGGCCAGCAGTGCATGGCAAGTGTGTTTCTTGTGGCCATGTCTGGGAGCCAGAGAAGGCCTCCCCTTCCAGCTCCTGGGCTGTCCCGCTGGCTTCTTCACTTCCCTGGCACCTCCTGCACCAGTGTGGATGGGGTCAGACAGCTGTGCCGGAGGTGGGGGCGTGGAGCGGGCACAGAGTGAGGATAACCAGTGCGAGCGCTTCAGGGGCCTTGCACAGTCCTGGTGTGTTTGGACTGAGGTCTGGTCCTAAACAGGAGATACTGTCTTTGTGTGGGCAACATAGAAAGGGCTTGAGGTGTTCAGCGCGGGTGACTGTCGGCCCTCTGCTTCCCTTCTCTCTTGTTCCTTCCCCAACCCACCAGGGCCCGCTTGCCTCCCTGACCCCATCTCTGTGACCTCAGGAGAGAAGTCCCTTAAAGCCTTCTCACTCTAGCACCATCCTGTCAGCACAGAGAGGTCGGCAGAGGGTGCAGTCGGGCACGTGTCTCCCTTGTGGAGTCCTGACACGCCTCTGCTCTGTGTTCTTGCAGATCGAGCCAAGAGGCGACGGCTCAGGGAGGAGCGGGCCTGGCTGCTGGCCCAGGGCAAGGCGCTGCCCCCCCAGCTGTCCCACCTGGACCCCCAGTCCCCGCCTCGGGCCGAGAAGAGGACGAGAGACCCGTGAGTGCAGAGTGCCCCTAGCCCTCAGCTGCCTGGTGTGGGGTTGGGCCAGCTGTCATTTTGTAGACAAGGGAGGGGATGAGTGTGCCGACCCTCACTCCCTCGTGTTTTCTGGAGGTCATCAGTGTTACAGACTTACCTTAGCAGAGGTTTACAGATGTTTCCTGGGGACTGTTCCAAGTCTTGGTCTGGAGAGCTGTGTCAGGTTGAATCCAGGGCGCTGGGGAGAGCAGGGGGTCTCCGTCACTGCTGATTTCTCACTCTCTGATTCGCAGCTTCGAGCTGGATGATGACTTCACCGCCATGTACAAAGGTCAGTTCCCATGCTCCACTCCTGTGTTCCACCAAGTCTGTTCCCAGGTATGTGTGCTGACCCTCCTCTTCTCTTTGGCCCCTCAGTTCTGGACGTGGTGAAGGCTCACAAGGATTCCTGGCCCTTTTTGGAACCAGTGGATGAATCGTATGCCCCTAACTACTACCAGATCATTAAGGTAGAGGAAGCCTTGTCAGCTGTACGACTGTGGCGTGCGCCTCTGTGGTTGTGTTGTTGTGTAATCAGCTGGCTCTCCTCAGGGCTGGGTGCTGGGTGCTTCCCAGGCTTTCAAACAGCTCCTAGTGGTGTGGGGACTACGAAGCACTGTTCTCTGATGGATAGTAACGAGTGTGGCCGGTTGTAGGTCCCCATGGATATTTCAAGCATGGAGAAGAAACTGAATGGAGGTTCATACTGTACCAAGGAGGAGTTTGTGAACGACATGAAGACTATGTTCAGGAATTGTCGAAAATACAATGGGGAGAGCAGCGGTGAGTGGAGGAGGGGTGCTGTGGCTCCAGCCTGCTGCAGCAGCAGAACCAAGAAAAACAGGCGTTTCCAGTCTCCAGGTTCAGCCCTTTCTCAGGACGGTGAAGAGAGGGTGTGTTGAAGCCATGGGCTGGGCTGTGCCCGGCTCTGTCGTCCTCCACAGCCAGAGGCGTGGCGGCTGCTGGTCCCGGTTTCGTCCTGGGCCTGCTCACCCACCGTCTTAGAGTCGCAGGGCAGACCTTGGATGACGCCGCCGGTGTTGCTGCTGGTGCCGAAGCTTGGAGGTTCAGTGATTGGACTGAACGTTTCTGCAGTTTGGCATTGAAGAATTAAATTTTTACCGGTTTGGGGTCCAGGGGCCACTGTGCCAGCCACACAGGCTGGACAGTTTCTTAGGCTATAAATTGTGTCCCATATCATGTCTGTAGCCCTAGAAGGCAGGAGGCACTGAAGCCTGGCAGACTCGCAGTTGATTGGGGGGAGGTGGTCTGGGGGCCTGCCCGGGGTGGGGACTCAGACCTCTGTCCCCCACAGAGTACACCAAGATGTCGGACAACCTGGAGAGGTGCTTCCACCGGGCGATGCTGAAGCATTTTCCTGGGGAGGACGGGGACACAGACGAGGAGCCGTGGATGCGGGAGGAGGAGAGGCGGGAGaagaggcgggggcggggcgcgcggggcCACGTGTGCACCCGCTCCCGGGACTCGGAGGCACCGGGCCGGAGACAGCCCGCGGAGAACGGAGGGAAGGCGCTGCCGCTGGGCCGCCGTGCCACTGCCTCTGGGGCCGGTCAGAGCAGCTCCGTTCAGCCCCCTGGCCAGGTGGGTGCCTCAAACAGCAGCTGCCTCTCTGGGCCCCTGTGTCTCGGTGGATCCGGCCAGCTTCTCTTCTCAAGCTAGCCAGCGAGGATCAACTTCATCCCGTAGTGGTTTCTTCTGATTAGGGACTGGGCGGGTGTGAAGTTCTCCCCCATCTTCATTTAGTCTTCATCTGTCTTAAATCCTTTTTGTTAATCATTTGAACTACACGTTCTCAGTGGGGCAAAAATTTGAATTAACATCTCACTCCTTGCAAGTCAAAGAATAGGGAACATCCAGTACATAAGTGCACCTTTCCTGGGGAGCAGGGGGGAGGGGCTctgagggtggggatgggagccCCTGCCCCGCCCTCTGTCGGCCGGGGCAGTGGGGCTCCTCCACGAGCCGGAGCCTGGTCTTCAGGACGTGAAGGGTgtgctctctcctcctcctccctgcctctgccccgTGCCCTCCAGAGGCCAGCAGGACAGGGAGCGTTTTGTCCTCTCCGGGGGTCGGATCCTGCTGCAGTCAGTGTCTCCTCTGGAGCCCCGGGCCCGCCCGCCCGTGGGCCTGGCCTGCAGCCCGCGCCTCTGGCGGTGCAGGTAAGCAGACTGCTCGGTGCGTGCAGGTGCAAAGATGTGTTCCAGAATCCCGTCGCTCCCCAGGGTAAATTGAGTAACCACGGGGTTAACACAGCTTCCCTTTTTTTGTCGCCAGCCTCCAGCTGGAATTAACCACCACCGAGGCCCTGGGTGTGGCCCCCCTGATGAGAAGCTGGCCTGCGGAGGGCTGGCCTCCCTTGCTGACATGGGCTCTCGACCTGGACCCTTGCCGCTCAGTCAGATGAGCGGCCCCAGCCAGGATGGGCGCGTGTATCCCCCAACTCATTTCCAGCCAGGGCTCCTTCCTCCCAGGCACGGGGGTGCTCCAGCCCGACCCCCAGACTTCCCCGAGAGCCCAGAAGTCCCTCCCAGCCACATGTACCGACCCTACAAGTACCTGAGCCGAGTGCACTCTGCGGTCTGGAACGGGAGCCACGGTGCTGCAAACCCAGGACCCTTGGGGCCAGACGAGAAGCCCCCCGTGGGGCCAGGACCTTCTCACCAGCCCCGCCCTTTGGGTCACATGATGGATTCCCGAGTGATGagacctcccctccccccaaaccaGTGGACAGAACAATCCGGCTTCCTACCTCACAGCGTTCCTCCTTCAGGGTACCTGCACCCCCCGTGTAAACCTGGCGCACAGCGGCTCCAGCCCCCTGCAGCCCCGGCACTGGGTTCTCTCTTTGGAGCTCCGGCCCCAGCCCTGCGGGGCGTGCAGGGTGGGGACTCCATGCTGGACAGCCCTGAGATGCTGGCCATGCAGCAGCTCTCCTCCCGTGGATGCCCGCCAGGCGTGCCTTACCACCCCCGCCAGCCTGCACCGCCCCGCCTGCCTGGCCCTTTCCCACCCATGGGCCTGGTGGCCCCCAAGCCTGCCTCAGGGGACCCTGGGAGGACACAGGACAGCAGTGACGTGCAGGAGTCTGAGAACGGCCAAGGTAATGTGTGCATGcgcaccccctcccccccacatCTGCCCTGTTAATTAGTGACCCATCCTTTTATGCAGACTAGGAAACAAAGTGTCAACTGGCCTCTGGTCCCTTTCACTTACACATCTCTGGGTTGAGCCTGCCGTGGTCCGAGGATTTGCGGTAACCGTGCTGCACAGCTGCATTCTTGCTGTGTCTCCACTCGTGCTGAGCCTTCCTGTGCTTATTTCACTCTCAGAATAAGCTTTGAGGGAACTTTGACTAGTATTCTTGTTTGTATGGATGGAAGCTCCAGGGCACAAAGGTGGTTATTTGCCTTCATTCAGCTCTTAAGTGGGGAGACCGATTCAAACCCGACACAGTGGACCTGGCATCCGTGTGTGCAAGCTCTGCGTCACCCAGCCTCACTTGAAAAGGACTGTCCTAAAGTGACCCTCGGGGAACATGTTCTCAGGGCTTTACTCCTGGCCCAGTTCTCTGCATGCCTTTCTCAGTGGGCCCACATCTGCGAGCACCAGGGCTGCGGAGCAGTAGTGAGATGGGCGCGCCGTCAAGAGGGCTCTAGAAGTGCCGTTGACGAGAGTAGTGAACTCAAGTGCAAGAGACTCCTCTGTGTGACTCCGGCTGGTTGAGGACGGACATCTAGCATGTGTCCGTGTGGGAGCCGTGGCACCTGGGCATCTACAGAGTGATGTGGTTCCTTATCAACTGGGTGGAGGGCCAGGAGCGCAGACTCCCTTCAGGTGATTTCTTGGAGGGGAGGCTGACTCTGAATGCCACCTGCAGCACGACTTTCCAGGCATGATTTCAGATGTGACTGGAATTCAGAGCTTTGGAGGGAGAGTCTCAGGGGCAGTCTGTTTGCTTCGTTGCCATGatgtttgtgttgttttgtttaactttattttttcttaatgaagtatagctgatgtacagtgttgtgctaattagtatctgctgtacagcagagtgatagttatacatatatacattcttttccatattcttttccatcgtGGTTTGTCGCAGGATATTGAATGTTATTTCTCTGTGCTGAAGTCAGATGTTGTTTATCCactctgtatataatagtttgtctCTGCCAACCCCAATCTCCCTGTCCCTCGATGTCCTGCCCACCCTTCTCTTGAGTCACAAGTGTGCTCTCTCCGTCTGCGAGTTTgtctctgtttcatagataacttcttttgtgtcatattttaaatcccgcatataagtgataccatacatgtatctctttctgatttacttcatttagtatgtaatcgctaggtccatccatagtgttgcaaatggcattatttattcttttttatgaccgaGTAACGTTCCACAGTGTATACGCACCACGTCTTTATGCGTTCCTCTGTTGATAGGCATCTagagttgcttccatgtcctggctgttctaaatagtgctgcagtgaacatcggggtgcgtgtatctttttgaattatggttttctacaaagggcttcccttgtagctcaggtggtaaagaatatgcctgcagtgcaggagacccaggtttgatccctgggttgggaagatcccctagagaaggaattggcaacccactccagtatccttgcctggaaaatctcatggagagaggagcctgtgggctgcagtccatggggtcacaaagagtcgggcacgactgcgtgactaacacttactttctGCAAATACCTGcgcaggagtgggattgtaggaGCATACGTtaactctgtgtttagttttttaaggaacctccacgctgttctccatagcgtctgtaccaatttatattcccaccaacaggtaagagggttccctttctccacaccctctccactgtttattatttgtagactttttagtggcgtccattctgactggtgtgagctggtacctcattgtggtttaaacttgcatttctctagttcAGTGATGATGAACGTCTTTTTATCCTGGCCTCTTGGCTCTCTGTGTGTCTTAATTGAAGAAATGtgtgtttaggtcttctgcccatgttttgattgggtttgttttttggttgcattgtatgagctgcttgtatattttggagattaagtccTTGCTGGTCTCATCCTCCGCAGCTATATTCTCCCAGTCCGTAGATAGTCTTTCCATTtcgtttatggtttcctttgttgtacaaaagcttgcaggtttaattaggtcccacttttttatttttgctttaatttctacTGCCTTGGAAGATTGGTCTATGACAGTTCATGTCAGAGAACGTTTTGCCTGTTTTCTtgcaggagttttatggtgtcatgtctttaAGGGGTTTTGCGtttatttctgtgtctgttgTAAGGCATTGGCATGTTTTTTGTTGACTGAATAATGAAAAGTGCACCTTTTCATCATTCTTGTGCAGCTTGTACTTGTGATCTTTAAAGCCAGTGTTAGTTTTTCAGGAGCCAGCAGTCCTAGTTGATCGTAAAGGTCTGAATTCTTGATCTTGTCTGTAAGCTCTGACCAGAATCCTATTTTGATACCCTTGGGCAACAACTCTGCCCTCCCTGAGAGATCATAATAATAAGATGCATTTATGGCCAAAAACAATAGCAAGGTAAAGAATTCTGAGTCTGTAATTAAGCATTTGAGTTCAGTAGGTTAATGATTGTGTATTAAATTTCTGTAATTCCTTGAAGATGCCCTTTGAGTGTTATACACTGTCCATGTCTTATTTTCAGGAAGCCCAGGCACGGCGGGTGTtgtcattcatttagcaaatattcatCTAGTCCTGTTTGTGTTCCCCTGGGTGGGTGTCCTGCCTGCAGGATGCTGTCGGGATCCGGCCTTCCCAGCGCCCTCAGTCCCTCAGACCAGCGTCCTGGTCCCTCCTCCTCACTGTCAAGGCGATGCCTCCCAGCCAGCCTGCACACAGATCACAGCCCCTTGCTTGTCCGGcggtgggcagggtggggggcatGTTGTCATCATTTTGACCGTCTGTTCCTGTCGTGTGCTGGGGTTTCAGCTCGCCAAGTGCGACTTTGTCTCTGCTTTCCTTGCAGCGGATCCCTTGCCTGGGCTGGAGGAGAGACCAGCGAGTGTCGGTGCTTCAGAGGGGGCGTTCCTCAAACAGCTACCTCACCCTGCGCCCCCTCTGCAGGCCGACTTTGCCAGGCGGAGCTCACCCCAAGGAAGGGGCCCAGAGGGCCCAGAGCTCAGGCCGGAGTCCTCGGAACCTGGGGACGGCTGCCCAGCAAGCACGGTCAGGTCTGCCTGGCTCTCAGGGAGTGGCTTCGCCAGCCCACCCGCCCAGGCATGCACCCTGGCAGACCTGGGGCCACTGCCCGAAAACGGACTGCGGGTAGAAGCCTCCCCATGTGGGTCTGAGGGCAAGAGTAGGGCGCCACCCGAGGCTGGGCCTCCTGCAGAGCCCGCGTGCTCCCCTCTGTACACGCCCGGCTTGGAGTTCCCCAGCTCCGCCACACGGTACCATGTAGGCCCAGGCCTGCAGCCTGTGGGTCCTGTGATGGGGGGCAAGCCTCCAGCCCCGcaccctcctccctttccccctcgGGCATTTCAGTCTCATGACCCTCATTCTGGAGTCTTCCCTCGGTACCGCCCCCACCAGGGCATGCGGTATCCCTATCAGCCGCCACCGCAGCCTTCCTACCACCACTACCCGCGGACTCCTTACTACTCGTGTCCACAGGGCTTCTCAGACTGGCCGAGACACCTCGCAGCCCCCGTAAGCCCGAGCGGGCCCCCCCCAGCTCAGCCCacccctgccaggcccctctttcCCGACAAGAGCGCTGTGACGGGGCTGCAGGGCTGCGAGGTGCTAAGTGCTGCCTTAACGCCCCCCGCGCGGGTGGACGCGGTGGAGGCTCTGGGCGCTGCCTTAACTTCGCCCACGCGGGTGGACGCCGTTGCTGCCAAGATGGCCGAGGGGCAGAACCCCGGCCCTGAGGGCAAGCAGGATGAGTCTATGGAGCAGCCAGAGAGCCCCAAAGAGTTCCTGGACTTGGATAACCACAACGCGGCTGCCAGGCGGCAGGGCTCCCTGTCGGCCAGCGAGTGTCTCTACGGCGCGCCCCCAGCCCCACTGGGCCCGGGCATGGCCTTCGGTTCACCCGCCTTCCCCCCACACGCAGTGATGCTGCACGCCGGGCCACCTTACCCCCCACAGCGGCCAGCCACGCATTTCCAGCCCAGGGCTTACGCCTCCCCCTCGGCTACTCACCCGCCTCACCGCCCAGTGGCGGCCCAGCCCAACGGCCTGTCCCCCGAGTGCCCCCTCTACCGTTACCCTGAGGAGGGCCTGGGCCACTTCCAGGCCGTGATGATGGAGCAGATGGGCCCCGGAAGTGGGGCGAGGGCGTCCTTCCAGGAGATGTACAGACCGTCCGGGTAAGGCTGCAGCTGCGTGCCTTTTTTCTACGGGCAGGAGCAGGGTAGATGCTAGTCTCCCAAAGAGAAGCGAGCTTGGGAATGAAAGACCGACTTGGGTGGTCTGGGCCCGGGAGGAGCGCGTGGGCTGTGTGCTCGGGGCTTCCTGGGAAAGCACTGGCATTAGAACCCAGTTGTGTgtggtctttttttctttgtgaaagtGAATTGGCATTGCAGTGCTGTCGGGTTAGGTTTTGGACACCTAATGGCCAGAGTTCTGGGGCTGTGGGCAGACTTCTGCCAGGGAGAGGGGGTCTCAGATCGGGTGGGTAGTCACGGGTGGTATCCTGGTCTCACCCCTCACCATTCATTTCTCTACTGATACTGAATGAAAACTCAGTGTATCCAGAGCCAGACCTGGCCACATACCACTCCCTGATAATTCTAGTGGCTGTGTCTTGAGGCCAGTGAGGCGACCTGAGATCCAGGGAGTCTCCAGGTCAAGGTTGGGAAGCCCCATCATAAAGCAGCACAGACCACCCTGAGAATCCGAGTGTCCCCCTGGTCCCCCCAGCCCCAGTGAGAACCCGAGTGcccccctgggtcatcccagcccCCAGTGCCTGGCTTGAGGGCCTTCCCTCTGCGTGTGCTCACCCCTCTCTGAATGTCTGGCACGTTTCCTGTCCGTCCTTTGCCTTCTCTTTTGAGCCTTTGGTGTGTCTCCTAGCCGAGGGCATCCTCCTGGTACAGCCCAGACCCTACCCTGGCCAGGGAAGTGGTGGTAGTGGTCTGATGGAGGCACTGTCTGATGTCTCCAGTTGTCCCCGAAGTGTCCTTGTagctgtttctctctctgttttgctCTGATTTTTCCCCGTTCAGGATCCAGTCACATTTCATGGCTCTACATTTGGATGCTGTGCCTGCTCAGTAATTTACAACATTGGCTttgcattctttatttttcaaagacagAGCGCCCTAGGCTCTGGCctcttgtcactgtttcctcacCTTTGTCAGGAGCACTGTGCAGGTGGCGTCAGCCATGTCTTTCCTGCCTCACGTGGCAGCCCCTGGGTTGGAGTCAGTCGCCCAGTTGGTCCAGGTGGGGCTATGCGCCTTTTCCTTTGTACTGAGAACATCACATGCATTCCTGACCGTTCCTTCCTCATGTCTCTAGACTGCAGGGGCCCTCGGTCCAGTCCCGGCCCTCGTTCCCAAAGACGCCGGCACCAGCGGCATCGCAGGAGGAGCTGCCCCCCCAGAAGCCCCCAACGCTTCCACTCGATCAGGTCAGAATGGTGGACAGTGAGAGCTGTCTGTGTGGTTCCGGGCAGCTGTGGCTCCAGGGGCTGTGTCTGGAAAGGGGTTGTGTCCTGTGGGCCATGGGGCCAGAGGGCCTCGGGAGcagctccctcccaccccgccaGCCCCTTATTCCTGTCCCAGGCACCAGCCCTGAGATGGGTTAGATTTCCTTCCCCAGACTGGCTCCTGTAGTGTGACTCCTTGTCTGCCTCGTCTGGAAGAGTCagggtcccccacccccaccgccggTCTCCCTGGAGGCAACAGTCCTTGGCCACTGGACTGAGTCAGGGTCCAGGACTCAGAAACCACACCTGCGGGACTGCCCAACGAAGCAACATGGGGCCATTTTCCTAGATGG
It includes:
- the LOC133248343 gene encoding chromatin remodeling regulator CECR2; this translates as MRPEEGGAAGLGELRSWWEVPAIAHFCSLFRTAFRLPDFEIEELEAALHRDDVEFISDLIARLLQGCYQRRDITPQTFHSYLEDIINYRWELEEGKPNPLREASFQDLPLRTRVEILHRLCDYRLDADDVFDLLKGLDADSLRVEPLGEDSSGALYWYFYGTRMYKEDPAQGGSHGELALSRESEGQKNVSSVPGKTGKRRGRPPKRKKLQEETFMSDKQEENSSASELQTRNGSQGPGQGSWWLLCQTEQEWRQVTESFRERTSVRERQLYKLLSEDFLPEICSMIAQKETPVLSRLEKQKRREEEEERQILLAVQKKEQEQLLKEERKRELEERVKAVEDRAKRRRLREERAWLLAQGKALPPQLSHLDPQSPPRAEKRTRDPFELDDDFTAMYKVLDVVKAHKDSWPFLEPVDESYAPNYYQIIKVPMDISSMEKKLNGGSYCTKEEFVNDMKTMFRNCRKYNGESSEYTKMSDNLERCFHRAMLKHFPGEDGDTDEEPWMREEERREKRRGRGARGHVCTRSRDSEAPGRRQPAENGGKALPLGRRATASGAGQSSSVQPPGQRPAGQGAFCPLRGSDPAAVSVSSGAPGPPARGPGLQPAPLAVQPPAGINHHRGPGCGPPDEKLACGGLASLADMGSRPGPLPLSQMSGPSQDGRVYPPTHFQPGLLPPRHGGAPARPPDFPESPEVPPSHMYRPYKYLSRVHSAVWNGSHGAANPGPLGPDEKPPVGPGPSHQPRPLGHMMDSRVMRPPLPPNQWTEQSGFLPHSVPPSGYLHPPCKPGAQRLQPPAAPALGSLFGAPAPALRGVQGGDSMLDSPEMLAMQQLSSRGCPPGVPYHPRQPAPPRLPGPFPPMGLVAPKPASGDPGRTQDSSDVQESENGQADPLPGLEERPASVGASEGAFLKQLPHPAPPLQADFARRSSPQGRGPEGPELRPESSEPGDGCPASTVRSAWLSGSGFASPPAQACTLADLGPLPENGLRVEASPCGSEGKSRAPPEAGPPAEPACSPLYTPGLEFPSSATRYHVGPGLQPVGPVMGGKPPAPHPPPFPPRAFQSHDPHSGVFPRYRPHQGMRYPYQPPPQPSYHHYPRTPYYSCPQGFSDWPRHLAAPVSPSGPPPAQPTPARPLFPDKSAVTGLQGCEVLSAALTPPARVDAVEALGAALTSPTRVDAVAAKMAEGQNPGPEGKQDESMEQPESPKEFLDLDNHNAAARRQGSLSASECLYGAPPAPLGPGMAFGSPAFPPHAVMLHAGPPYPPQRPATHFQPRAYASPSATHPPHRPVAAQPNGLSPECPLYRYPEEGLGHFQAVMMEQMGPGSGARASFQEMYRPSGLQGPSVQSRPSFPKTPAPAASQEELPPQKPPTLPLDQS